The genomic window ATATTGGATAGGTTTAGGAAAAACCCTGTCGAAAAACTCTCCCTAAGGGAGCTCCAAGAGGAAGAGATAAGGCTAAGAAACCGCTTGGAAAGAATGAAGAAGGAAATAAACAACATAGAGAGGAAGAAAAAGCAACTCTTCCAGGAAGGAGTCGGAGCAGATGTCTTAAAGAAGAAGATGCTTGCTCAGGAAATTAAAAGCCTCGACCTTGAAGAAAAGCTCAAGCTCAGGGACTTTACAACGGCTCAGAGGCAGTACACGTTAGTTAAGAACCTCATCATTGTAAAGAAGTACGAGAAGGAGTTAAGAAAAATAGGTATATGGGACAAGTTAGCCAAAATTGCGCCCGAGCAACTTGAGACTGCCTTGGTAAAGATAAACCTCGATGGAAAGGAATTCGATGAGATGGTCAACAGCCTCAACAGAGTCTTTGAAATGGAAGTTGCTGAGTTTGAGGCTACAGAGGATCAGACAGAAAAAGAGCTTCTTCAAGCCTGGGCGATGGTTGAAGCTGGGGAGGCAGACATAGAGGAGGCGTTTGAAAAGGTTAAGGAAAAAGAGTCAAAGGAGCTGGAGGAGTTGTGAATGGCTTTCTTTTCCAGATTTTTTGGCAAGAAAAATCCGCTTGACATTCCATTGAACCAGTTGAAGGAAACCCATGTTAAGTTGGACATGCAGATAAGAAAAATAGAGGCAGAGATGCTTGAAATTGACAGGCAAATTGCACTTCTTTTTGAGCAGGCAAAGAAAGCCAAAAGCAAGGCTGAAGAACTGACCATAGCCACCAAAATAAAGACCCTCAACCAGAGGAAGAAGAATCTGCAGAACACTCATTTTCAATTGAACAAGCAGATGATGCTCGTGAGCAACCTTATGATAATCAAGGAGAATGAGGCTATCTTGAAGAACACCCCTACGTGGAAGATTCTGCATGAAATGTCTCCTGAAGAGCTGGAGCAACGTTTGACCGAAATGCAACTGGACACTCAAAATTTGAATGAGAATTTAAACCAGATGCTCGGCTACACCGATCAGGCTCTCTCTACTGGAGTTGAATTCGAGACCGATGAAGAGCTTGCGGAGATTTTGGATACGATTAGGGCTGTTAAGGAGGGTGAGCTTGAGCCTGACGTGGCCGCAGAGAAGGTAACTGGAGAGGAGAGAAAAAAGAAGCATCTGGAGCTTGAGGAGCTTTGATTTTAGCTTATTTTCATAACTATGGTGGGAGGTGATATAGTGTCTATGGTAACAAAGAGAGATATCCTTTACTTGATATTAATATTTTTACCCTAGTTCCCACCACCTGTGAAGTTGTATAATCTGTCCAGATTCACGGCCAGAATCGCCCCTAAAATCCTGACAGCTAACCCCCTCAAACTAACACTCCTGCTCGGCCTCAGAAGAAACTCAGAAAACTTCGAAAACAAAGTCTCAATCCTCCTGCGAAAGTCAGACAAGTACTTGTAAAACTTCTTCTCCTCCAGATTACTAACCTGATTCTCCCGCTTCACCGGCGTGTAAACAACGCCAAACTTCAGGAATTCCTCCTGAAGTTCTCTACTAACGTAACCCTTATCCAAAAACAGAAAACAGCCAGAAAACTCCTCAACAATCACCCAGAACTTTTCCCTGACAACACTCACATCATGCTTATTCGCCGGATCAACGGACAGCAAAGCCAGCAAATTTCCATCAGAGTAACAGGTCAGCTTGTACCCATAGTAAAACTTTTTTTAGAGGGAACAAACCCAACTGCGGGCTTTTCAGAGATGACTTCTGAAGAACCCTCCTTATCCTTCCTGTTTTTTCTGGCCAACTCCTTGGTCTGAATGGGCTTTGAGTCCAGTATTCTAACGTATTCTCTGGCGTGTTTTTTGAATAATTCTTCCTGCGCTAGGAGCAGGAGTTTTTCGTGCCTGTTCAAGCGTTCTGTTAGTTTGTTGTACCTGATTTTGGGGAACAGCTTCATTTCTTCGATTAGGACTCTGTAAGCGTGCTTGTAAACTCCGTTAAAGTGCAAGTGTGCTAGTATTGCGAAGGTTATTAGGTCGTAGAGGCTGATTATTTCCCTGTGAGTGTTTTTCGGGTAGTGTTTGCTGATTATCGGATAGATTTCGGATTTTATGATCAGGATTTCCTGCTGAAAGTTCATAACAACCACCAATCAACCAAAAGACTTAAGTGCTTATAACTCTAACGATCTAATGGGAACTAGGGTTATTTTTTATTGTTACAAGCTGGACTTATGGGTTTCTCTTTTCAGGTGATGAGTTAGACATAGTAGGTGCATTGTATGCTATTGGACTCCCCAGTTCGGGAGTCCTTGCAATAATGTATATCTATTCTAAAAAGCTTGAGAGAGCATCAAAAGCATTACTTCTAATGTCTTTAATAGCCATGACGGTTGGATTAGTCCAGTTATGGAGAGCGATTTCAATTTACAGAGAACTAGGAGCTGTCTATCTTAACATTGAAAATGCGGTAAAAGGAACAATAGCAGCTGTTACTGGTAATTACCCAAAGATGGACGAAGTATATTGGGGAACTGAATGGATAATACTAAAATTTGCAGCAATGTTCTTAGGGCTTCCCCTTGTTTACGGAGTGTTTCTATTCTTCCCGATTCTTTTATTACCTAAAAATTCCATATTAAGGAAGATATCGTTGTTATTTGCCTTTACCTTTGGTCTAATACTTCAAGGATACTTAATCTTTGTTTCTAAGATTGCAGAAACAGCAGACATGTTACCTTTTTATCTTTCTTTGATATTAATTACATCATGGGAAGTTCCTCTAATATTTGAAAAAGTTAAAAGGCTGAATAAACCAGAAATTCTTGCCGGAATCACTTTATTATACCTTGGGGTTTTTGGACTTTATTATCTATATTACAGCGCTTTAACAGGCGATATCGGTTGGGCTCCTAACGAGTACATTCCTATAAGCTTCTCAGGATACATAACGGGCTTGTTCCTACCATATCAGGCTTTTTTACTTTCTAATTATATCCAGAAAAAAGTACCCACTAATAAACTTGCGGTTTTATTATCCCTTCCTGCTCTTATACAGATTTTTTTAATAGCTATTATAGCTATTTATGATGGAGTAGAAGTTGATATCCCATTTTGGTATGAGATGTTGCTTTCGCCATATCTCATCCCAATTGCATTTCCTTTCCTCTCTGAGGAACTTCGTACAATTTTTGAATTTGAAGTAGAAAAACCAAAACTGATTTACGGTCCATCAATTGATGCTCTCCGTGAATTATATGAAAGGGTAGAATACATTGGAGAAGGAGGATTCGCATATGTTTTCAAGGCTATCCGAAAGAGAGATGGTAAGACAGTTGCTGTAAAAATTCCAAAAACACTAAATCCAGCTATGGGAAGAATGTTCATTAAAGAAGTTGGCAACTGGCTTCACCTTATACATCCTAACATAGTCCGTTTATACGAGGTAAACATTATTCCGGTTCCGTACATCGAGATGGAGTACTGTGAGGACTCCCTCGAAAGGGAGAAGAAGCCGATGGAGGCAGAGAAGGCGGCCTGGCTGGTCTTCAACGCGGCCGAAGGTCTGAAGTACGCACACTCCAAGAGGATACTCCACAGGGATTTGAAGCCAAGCAACATCCTCCTGAAGAACGGAATTCCCAAGATTTCCGACTGGGGGCTGAGCAAGTTTATTGGAGAGGAAAGTACCACTACAATGGCTTTTACACCATATTATGCCTCTCCCGAGCAGATAGCTCCGGAGACCTTCGGCGAGGTTGACGAGAGGAGCGACATCTGGCAGTTAGGCGTCGTCTTCTACGAACTCCTAACGGGCAAGCGCCCCTTCGACGGCGGCTCCCTTTCGAGCTTAGCCCAGGCGATAACCACGAAGGAGCCGCCGAGGCCGAGCGAGCTGAACCCCGACGCTAGGCCCTTCGACAACATCGTCCTCAAGATGCTCGCCAAGAGGAAAGAGGAGCGCTATGGGAGCGTCGAGGAGCTCCAGAGAGACCTGGCAAAGATCCTCGGCATTAGCTACCAGAGGAAGCTTGAGAGGAGCGTATCCTCAAAGGACTTCTCCCGTTCGGCCTTCTACGCCGGCGAGCTCGCGCTGATGCACCTCAAGCT from Thermococcus bergensis includes these protein-coding regions:
- a CDS encoding chromosome assembly protein; protein product: MKILDRFRKNPVEKLSLRELQEEEIRLRNRLERMKKEINNIERKKKQLFQEGVGADVLKKKMLAQEIKSLDLEEKLKLRDFTTAQRQYTLVKNLIIVKKYEKELRKIGIWDKLAKIAPEQLETALVKINLDGKEFDEMVNSLNRVFEMEVAEFEATEDQTEKELLQAWAMVEAGEADIEEAFEKVKEKESKELEEL
- a CDS encoding IS982 family transposase (programmed frameshift); amino-acid sequence: MVVMNFQQEILIIKSEIYPIISKHYPKNTHREIISLYDLITFAILAHLHFNGVYKHAYRVLIEEMKLFPKIRYNKLTERLNRHEKLLLLAQEELFKKHAREYVRILDSKPIQTKELARKNRKDKEGSSEVISEKPAVGFVPSKKKFYYGYKLTCYSDGNLLALLSVDPANKHDVSVVREKFWVIVEEFSGCFLFLDKGYVSRELQEEFLKFGVVYTPVKRENQVSNLEEKKFYKYLSDFRRRIETLFSKFSEFLLRPSRSVSLRGLAVRILGAILAVNLDRLYNFTGGGN
- a CDS encoding serine/threonine protein kinase: MYAIGLPSSGVLAIMYIYSKKLERASKALLLMSLIAMTVGLVQLWRAISIYRELGAVYLNIENAVKGTIAAVTGNYPKMDEVYWGTEWIILKFAAMFLGLPLVYGVFLFFPILLLPKNSILRKISLLFAFTFGLILQGYLIFVSKIAETADMLPFYLSLILITSWEVPLIFEKVKRLNKPEILAGITLLYLGVFGLYYLYYSALTGDIGWAPNEYIPISFSGYITGLFLPYQAFLLSNYIQKKVPTNKLAVLLSLPALIQIFLIAIIAIYDGVEVDIPFWYEMLLSPYLIPIAFPFLSEELRTIFEFEVEKPKLIYGPSIDALRELYERVEYIGEGGFAYVFKAIRKRDGKTVAVKIPKTLNPAMGRMFIKEVGNWLHLIHPNIVRLYEVNIIPVPYIEMEYCEDSLEREKKPMEAEKAAWLVFNAAEGLKYAHSKRILHRDLKPSNILLKNGIPKISDWGLSKFIGEESTTTMAFTPYYASPEQIAPETFGEVDERSDIWQLGVVFYELLTGKRPFDGGSLSSLAQAITTKEPPRPSELNPDARPFDNIVLKMLAKRKEERYGSVEELQRDLAKILGISYQRKLERSVSSKDFSRSAFYAGELALMHLKLGNYKDALKYLNDLKVYSKSRELDGLIKQVELAMEEGVKLGEDFLAHAEVLIHEIKMGR